A segment of the Daphnia pulex isolate KAP4 chromosome 10, ASM2113471v1 genome:
AAACAGTTAGAttcatatttcaatttttgaatcacTTTTGTTGGCTTACTTTTTTGAGGAGCCCTGTCAAGACGAGTGAAGTTTCTTCGAACATTTTGGAACAATCACGTAATTTTTCCATCTGCAGAAAGGAGAATTCAATAATTTAGTTTCGTGTTCCAGTTCtacatttttagaaaacaataACGAACATCTTCAATTCGACGATCGAGAAACTCCCAGGTGCTTCGAAAGTCTTCACTTTTATCCTGCATCATGCTCAGCTCAGTAGATTTGTAAACGGCAGCTAGCACGGCTCTTTTAGTGTACCATGAAAACTAAAGGTCAAAGAGAATGTTACGAAACTCGCTCACAACGTAATAAACCTTTTATACAATTGAATCTTACATCCGGCGAAGTGTCTCCGGCATGGTGCCACATATCGTCAACGAGATGAGCAAGCAATTTCAAAGAAGATGGAGCATTGGTGGGCAGAGCCATCAAACCCATCGCTTCCGTCCATTTCCCAGTGAATACGTGCTCCGCATTCATCCTCAATCGCTTCTCAACAGCCAGTCGTAATATCTTAAGATCGTCCTTCGccctaaaaacaaatcaatagtAAAACTTGGGAGCTACTTTCTCtaacaacatgaaaaaaggctatttgaaatttactttaGAGGATCGAGTTGAGCCTCCTGAATGTCAGCCGGGAGCTCGGAAGCCAAACGTTCGTTCGACTGCTGATAGAAATGATGAACTAATTCAACTCCACCTTTCGGGAAGAGTCCGTGAGCGACACCGGGATAGCCTAAGCTTTCAGCTCCTGAGTAGAGGACAAATTAaatagtttctaaaaaaacaaggcGGAAAAACAAGATTGAATTCAGATTTTCACACCTTCGGCCAATGCTTGCTTGCTCCATCCGCTTATGTCGACGTAACCTAAGGCAGCGTCTAAGATTTTGTGCCTAATTTCGGTCTCGTATACAGTTTCCTCGTCTTTGAGACGTTGAGTTTCTTTGGGATCCACATCATCTGTAAAGGTATCAGTGGATTGGTAACAACTGGCCGGAGTCCATCGGAAGAGCACGTTCCCTGTAAGACCGCCTAAAAGACATCGGGTAAAAACAAGGTAAAGGATTGAAATTTAGATAAGTAATGCAAGCGATAAAACCTACAAATAGTAATTACAACCGCCG
Coding sequences within it:
- the LOC124204137 gene encoding ubiquinone biosynthesis protein COQ9, mitochondrial-like isoform X2, producing MASVLATRFLRNTRGLTGNVLFRWTPASCYQSTDTFTDDVDPKETQRLKDEETVYETEIRHKILDAALGYVDISGWSKQALAEGAESLGYPGVAHGLFPKGGVELVHHFYQQSNERLASELPADIQEAQLDPLKAKDDLKILRLAVEKRLRMNAEHVFTGKWTEAMGLMALPTNAPSSLKLLAHLVDDMWHHAGDTSPDFSWYTKRAVLAAVYKSTELSMMQDKSEDFRSTWEFLDRRIEDMEKLRDCSKMFEETSLVLTGLLKKARNVMGG